From one Peredibacter starrii genomic stretch:
- a CDS encoding alpha/beta hydrolase has protein sequence MKALAFLGLLILSLPSFGSDFYEVKESSTYNKQIFEVNDSRGELHKIAAHTYSNQNDRLVFMAHGYGDNCAYLKPMIRWFLNEKYDVLCMELPGHGESTGTKADISHIEAYADIYKSIFPKIATYNYASMIFFAHSTGNTGMIEFLLDNQQHQFKKIIMVAPLVRSYLWELSLFGHNVFGHFLSKLPRRPSMIKNAEFKELKKQDPSPIKKVPTHWFQQLVDWNKKLETDGRQSAAEVEVIFGTKDTVIDYEFNESFIKSRFSNAHVQTIKGSDHLIFWEEEPYPTQLFEMLKQALK, from the coding sequence ATGAAAGCACTCGCATTTTTGGGTCTACTCATTCTTTCTCTTCCATCATTTGGAAGTGACTTCTATGAAGTCAAAGAATCATCTACATACAATAAGCAAATTTTTGAAGTGAACGATAGTCGTGGTGAATTGCATAAGATCGCCGCGCATACGTACTCAAACCAAAATGACCGTTTAGTTTTCATGGCCCATGGTTATGGAGACAACTGTGCTTATCTAAAACCAATGATCCGTTGGTTTCTGAATGAAAAGTATGATGTTCTTTGCATGGAACTTCCGGGCCACGGAGAATCCACCGGTACCAAGGCCGACATTTCTCACATCGAGGCCTATGCGGATATTTATAAAAGTATCTTCCCAAAAATAGCGACTTATAATTATGCATCCATGATTTTCTTTGCTCACTCTACCGGCAATACCGGCATGATTGAATTTCTCCTCGATAATCAGCAGCACCAGTTCAAAAAAATTATCATGGTGGCACCTCTCGTGCGCTCCTACTTATGGGAACTTTCTCTTTTTGGTCACAATGTCTTTGGGCATTTCCTTTCAAAACTTCCAAGACGTCCTAGTATGATCAAAAACGCTGAGTTCAAAGAACTAAAAAAGCAGGATCCCTCTCCTATAAAAAAGGTCCCTACTCATTGGTTTCAGCAGTTAGTTGATTGGAACAAAAAATTAGAAACGGATGGACGTCAGTCAGCGGCAGAGGTGGAAGTTATTTTTGGGACCAAAGACACAGTGATAGATTACGAGTTCAATGAGAGTTTTATAAAAAGTCGTTTTTCAAATGCCCATGTTCAAACGATCAAGGGCAGTGATCATCTTATCTTTTGGGAAGAAGAACCTTATCCAACGCAGTTATTCGAAATGCTTAAACAGGCCCTAAAATAG
- the carB gene encoding carbamoyl-phosphate synthase large subunit, translating to MPLHPNLKKVLVIGSGPIVIGQAAEFDYSGTQAVKSLIEEGLEVVLVNSNPATIMTDKETAHKVYIEPLTKEFLLKIIHKEKPDGIVPTLGGQTALNLAVKLEEEGHLKRLGVQLLGCKVDTIQKAEDRKLFKELMVKIDEPVPESRIVTTVGEALEFTNKIGYPVIIRPAFTLGGTGGGIATSEEELFTITTSGLAASPIQQCLIERSIAGFKEVEYEVIRDSNDNCIIVCNMENIDPVGVHTGDSIVVAPSQTLSDKEYQLLRTSALKIIRSLKIEGGCNVQYALDPHSFQYYVIEVNPRVSRSSALASKATGYPIAKIAAKIAVGFTLDEIINPVTKKTYACFEPALDYMVSKIPRWPFDKFNKANRRLGTQMKATGEVMALGRTFEESMLKAVRSLEVGLYHLELPELKDKTIPEIMEKISKQDDERFFAVAEAMRKKVPAKDIHELTKIDYFFLAKIQNIITMEDKLEAGDKTPETVRAAKRLGFSDRYLARVWNTSEEEVFKFRKTNKITPVFKMVDTCAGEFESSTPYYYSTYENQDEVLESSKKKVVVLGSGPIRIGQGIEFDYATVHAIEAIRSMGMEAIVINNNPETVSTDFNISDRLYFEPLTVEDVYNVIERENPIGVIVQFGGQTAINLAEPLAKRGVTILGTSTDDIDRAEDRKRFEALLRELKIAQPLGVTVTSINEAVEKSAHLGFPVIVRPSYVLGGRAMEIVYNETELMDYMKRAVQVNPQHPVLIDRYMIGREMEVDAICDGETVFIPGIMEHIEKAGVHSGDSIAVYPPQSVSQDILDKLSETTLSITKALNIKGLINLQFVIYKGDVFVLEVNPRSSRTVPFLSKVTGVQMAKVATKAIMGESLLKQGYFHGTLAPKSDVAVKAPVFSFAKLSEVEIALGPEMKSTGEVMGKDKIFEKALHKAFVAAGLVIPDSGTILATINDMDKEEAVKLFKRFYQVGFDFVATEGTAKVLKAANIPVKTIARIGQAEDDIIKEIRSGRVALIINTISKGKNVESDGFKMRRLAVERGLPCLTSLDTTEALLRTIERNTYSMDPLA from the coding sequence ATGCCTCTACATCCAAATCTTAAAAAAGTATTAGTCATTGGTTCAGGCCCGATTGTTATCGGACAAGCTGCAGAGTTCGACTACTCAGGAACTCAGGCGGTAAAGTCCTTAATTGAAGAAGGTCTAGAAGTGGTACTGGTAAACTCAAACCCAGCGACCATCATGACGGACAAGGAAACTGCTCACAAGGTTTATATCGAACCTCTGACGAAAGAGTTTCTTCTAAAAATCATTCACAAAGAAAAGCCAGACGGAATCGTTCCTACTCTGGGTGGTCAAACTGCACTTAACTTAGCAGTGAAGCTTGAAGAAGAAGGTCACCTTAAGCGTCTAGGTGTTCAGCTTCTTGGCTGTAAGGTCGATACGATTCAAAAGGCCGAAGATAGAAAACTCTTTAAAGAACTCATGGTGAAAATTGATGAGCCAGTACCTGAATCACGAATTGTGACAACGGTTGGTGAAGCTCTTGAGTTCACAAATAAGATTGGTTACCCAGTGATTATCCGCCCTGCCTTCACTCTTGGTGGAACAGGTGGAGGTATCGCTACATCTGAAGAAGAACTTTTCACAATCACGACTTCGGGTCTAGCCGCTTCTCCGATTCAGCAGTGTCTGATCGAGAGATCAATCGCGGGCTTTAAAGAAGTTGAGTACGAAGTAATCCGTGACAGCAATGATAACTGTATTATCGTGTGTAACATGGAGAACATCGATCCAGTGGGTGTTCACACAGGTGACTCGATCGTAGTTGCTCCAAGCCAGACACTAAGTGATAAGGAGTACCAACTTCTTAGAACATCGGCTCTGAAGATCATCCGCTCTCTCAAAATTGAAGGCGGATGTAACGTTCAATATGCTCTCGATCCACACTCATTCCAATATTATGTGATAGAAGTGAATCCAAGGGTATCTCGCTCTTCAGCTCTAGCAAGTAAGGCAACTGGTTATCCGATTGCTAAGATTGCGGCGAAGATTGCGGTTGGCTTCACACTGGATGAAATCATTAATCCTGTGACAAAGAAGACCTACGCTTGTTTTGAACCAGCACTGGACTATATGGTGAGTAAGATCCCACGCTGGCCATTTGATAAGTTCAATAAAGCGAACCGTCGCCTGGGAACTCAGATGAAGGCTACAGGTGAAGTAATGGCGCTAGGACGTACTTTTGAAGAGTCGATGCTCAAGGCAGTTCGCTCTTTGGAAGTTGGTCTTTATCACCTGGAACTTCCGGAACTAAAAGATAAAACGATCCCTGAGATCATGGAGAAAATAAGTAAGCAGGATGATGAGCGCTTTTTTGCTGTCGCGGAAGCGATGAGAAAGAAAGTACCTGCTAAAGATATCCACGAACTCACGAAAATTGATTACTTCTTCCTCGCCAAGATTCAAAACATTATCACGATGGAAGATAAGCTTGAAGCTGGAGACAAGACCCCGGAAACAGTGAGAGCAGCAAAGAGACTTGGTTTCTCTGATCGCTACCTTGCTCGAGTATGGAACACGTCTGAGGAAGAAGTTTTTAAATTCAGAAAAACGAACAAGATTACACCTGTGTTTAAAATGGTTGATACTTGTGCGGGTGAATTTGAATCATCAACTCCTTACTACTACTCTACTTACGAGAATCAAGACGAGGTCTTGGAGTCTTCTAAGAAAAAAGTGGTGGTGCTTGGATCAGGTCCAATCCGTATCGGTCAAGGGATCGAGTTCGACTACGCCACTGTTCACGCCATCGAAGCGATTCGTAGCATGGGCATGGAAGCGATCGTCATTAATAACAATCCTGAAACAGTTTCAACTGATTTCAATATCTCAGACAGACTTTACTTCGAACCTCTGACTGTGGAAGACGTTTACAACGTGATTGAACGTGAAAACCCAATCGGTGTGATCGTTCAGTTCGGTGGTCAAACAGCAATTAACCTTGCTGAGCCACTAGCTAAGCGTGGAGTAACAATCCTTGGTACATCGACAGATGATATCGACCGCGCGGAAGACAGAAAGCGCTTCGAGGCCCTTCTTCGCGAATTAAAAATCGCTCAACCTCTAGGTGTGACAGTAACTTCAATCAACGAAGCAGTTGAAAAATCAGCACACTTAGGTTTCCCAGTGATTGTACGTCCATCATATGTACTTGGTGGTCGCGCAATGGAAATCGTTTATAACGAAACTGAGCTCATGGATTACATGAAGCGCGCGGTTCAGGTAAATCCTCAGCACCCAGTTCTAATCGACAGATATATGATCGGTCGAGAAATGGAAGTGGACGCGATCTGTGACGGTGAAACAGTATTCATCCCTGGGATTATGGAACACATTGAGAAGGCGGGAGTTCACTCTGGTGACTCAATCGCGGTTTACCCTCCTCAAAGTGTTTCTCAAGACATTCTGGATAAACTTTCTGAAACCACTCTTTCAATCACCAAGGCCCTCAACATTAAGGGTCTCATTAACCTTCAATTCGTGATTTATAAAGGTGATGTGTTCGTACTTGAAGTGAACCCTCGCTCAAGCCGAACTGTACCATTCCTTTCTAAAGTAACAGGTGTTCAGATGGCCAAGGTCGCAACAAAAGCGATCATGGGTGAATCACTTCTTAAACAAGGTTACTTCCACGGCACTCTCGCTCCGAAAAGCGATGTCGCGGTAAAAGCTCCAGTGTTCTCATTCGCGAAACTCTCTGAAGTTGAGATCGCTCTGGGACCTGAGATGAAATCAACCGGCGAAGTAATGGGTAAAGATAAGATTTTCGAGAAGGCCCTTCATAAAGCATTCGTGGCTGCAGGACTTGTGATTCCAGACTCGGGAACAATCCTTGCGACTATCAATGATATGGATAAGGAAGAAGCGGTAAAACTTTTCAAGCGCTTCTACCAAGTGGGCTTTGACTTCGTAGCGACTGAAGGAACGGCAAAGGTCCTGAAGGCCGCGAACATTCCGGTTAAGACCATCGCACGTATCGGTCAGGCAGAGGACGATATCATTAAAGAAATCAGATCAGGTCGCGTGGCCCTCATCATCAACACTATCTCGAAAGGGAAAAACGTTGAATCAGATGGTTTCAAGATGAGACGTCTTGCAGTTGAGCGTGGACTTCCTTGCTTAACTTCACTTGATACAACTGAAGCACTTCTTCGCACGATTGAAAGAAACACTTACTCAATGGACCCACTAGCATGA
- a CDS encoding aspartate carbamoyltransferase catalytic subunit, giving the protein MIKHFVSLASFSVSDIQSLIDRAQYFSLHISQPDKIQHLLKNKIIVNAFYEPSTRTRCSFEMAAKRLGAEVINFVPENSSVKKGETIYDTLKTLESLGADGIVLRHSDDNVFSDLYEKFNTPLLNAGAGKYEHPSQGLLDLLTLKQEFGKLEGLKIAVCGDIKHSRVAGSLMVAAEKFGMEIYLCGPEAMLPNVSKPFIKKANFEEVLPIVDAVMMLRIQLERHASLELDAKAYHTQFGLTSERVNKMRKDAIIMHPGPFNRGVEIADEIVEHKQSRIFKQMGNGVFARMAILEWALGGSK; this is encoded by the coding sequence ATGATCAAGCATTTTGTATCACTCGCTAGTTTTTCCGTTTCTGATATTCAGTCCCTTATTGATAGGGCCCAGTATTTTTCTCTTCACATCTCTCAACCTGACAAAATCCAACATCTCTTAAAAAATAAAATCATCGTAAATGCGTTCTATGAGCCAAGCACAAGAACCCGTTGTTCATTCGAAATGGCGGCGAAAAGACTTGGCGCTGAGGTGATTAATTTTGTGCCAGAGAATTCGAGTGTGAAGAAAGGTGAAACGATCTACGACACTCTTAAAACTTTGGAGAGCCTTGGAGCAGATGGAATTGTGCTTCGTCACTCTGATGATAATGTGTTCAGCGATCTGTATGAGAAATTCAATACTCCCCTTCTTAATGCTGGTGCTGGAAAATACGAGCATCCTTCTCAGGGTCTTCTCGATCTCCTGACTTTGAAGCAAGAGTTTGGAAAACTGGAAGGTCTTAAGATCGCAGTTTGCGGAGACATCAAACATTCCCGAGTAGCAGGCTCACTCATGGTAGCGGCCGAGAAATTCGGCATGGAAATTTATTTATGCGGACCTGAGGCGATGCTGCCAAATGTTTCAAAACCATTCATTAAAAAAGCGAATTTCGAAGAAGTTCTGCCGATAGTAGATGCCGTCATGATGTTACGGATTCAGTTAGAGCGTCACGCAAGTCTTGAGCTAGATGCTAAGGCTTATCACACTCAATTTGGTCTAACTTCAGAACGAGTCAACAAGATGAGAAAGGATGCCATCATCATGCATCCGGGACCTTTTAACCGCGGAGTTGAAATTGCGGATGAAATTGTTGAGCACAAGCAATCGAGAATTTTTAAACAAATGGGTAACGGCGTATTCGCCAGAATGGCCATTTTAGAATGGGCCCTTGGCGGGAGTAAGTAA
- a CDS encoding metallophosphoesterase has translation MKSHQKNNVQKVVLVISDLHLSAGKMIKGKRNLLEDFHYDNELIDFLNYYSAGDYLEIEVELVINGDFLDFLAVPYVEFYDDEFWSESAALAKLRMIMRAHTGVLDALKRFLSKPNKRIVYIIGNHDAEFVFDSMKEEFLNYFGELRKNIILSNSISTHVPIKGVCIQHGHQYERAHEFDQENAVVETLNGEKYFIPPWGSYYVTNVINKYKQERHFINAVRPIKHFIIHGILFDTFFTFRFMLSNFYYFVMVRFWHFYMTKRSLKQVFEDIFRELELFQDYESLTRQFFEKNPESRVLIVGHTHNPTLRIFNDGTTFINTGTWTRMVNLDLGQWNNGNVLTYAKILVKKLDYEIEDFEKNVEVDLKHWMGINNLPYSEYH, from the coding sequence ATGAAATCCCATCAAAAGAATAATGTTCAAAAAGTTGTTCTGGTCATCTCTGATCTGCATTTAAGTGCGGGGAAGATGATTAAGGGGAAGAGAAATCTTCTCGAGGATTTTCATTACGATAATGAACTCATCGACTTTCTTAATTACTACTCAGCAGGTGACTACCTTGAAATCGAAGTAGAACTCGTTATTAACGGGGACTTCCTGGATTTCCTGGCCGTGCCGTATGTAGAGTTCTATGACGATGAATTCTGGAGCGAATCGGCGGCACTGGCCAAGCTTCGTATGATCATGCGTGCTCATACTGGTGTTTTGGATGCCCTTAAGCGTTTCCTCTCTAAGCCGAATAAGCGCATCGTTTATATCATTGGTAACCACGACGCTGAGTTTGTTTTTGACTCCATGAAAGAGGAGTTCTTAAACTATTTTGGTGAACTTCGTAAGAACATCATTCTATCGAACTCAATCTCGACTCACGTGCCGATCAAAGGCGTTTGTATTCAACACGGTCACCAGTATGAACGTGCCCATGAATTCGATCAAGAGAACGCAGTAGTGGAGACTCTTAATGGTGAGAAGTATTTCATTCCGCCTTGGGGCTCGTATTATGTAACGAACGTGATTAATAAGTACAAGCAAGAGCGCCACTTCATTAATGCTGTTCGCCCGATTAAGCACTTTATCATTCACGGTATCCTATTCGATACGTTCTTTACGTTCCGTTTTATGCTTTCAAACTTCTACTACTTCGTGATGGTGCGCTTCTGGCACTTCTACATGACGAAGAGAAGTCTGAAACAGGTATTTGAAGACATCTTCCGCGAGCTTGAGCTCTTCCAGGATTACGAGTCTCTTACTCGTCAATTCTTTGAGAAGAATCCTGAGTCGCGCGTCCTGATTGTAGGACACACTCACAATCCGACACTTCGTATTTTCAATGACGGTACTACATTCATTAATACTGGAACCTGGACCCGCATGGTGAATCTGGATCTAGGACAGTGGAACAATGGTAACGTACTCACATACGCTAAGATTCTTGTTAAAAAACTAGATTACGAAATCGAAGACTTTGAGAAGAACGTAGAAGTCGATCTAAAGCACTGGATGGGTATCAACAACCTTCCATACTCTGAGTATCACTAA
- the uvrB gene encoding excinuclease ABC subunit UvrB has translation MTGKFQLESAFKPMGDQPQAIESIANNFQKKEKFQTLLGVTGSGKTFAMANVIQRLGKKTLILAPNKTLAAQLFAEFKEFFPNNAVEYFVSYYDYYQPEAYVPGSDTYIEKDSAINDEIEKLRHSCTRSLFAREDVIVVASVSCIYGIGAPDEYFNQRIMLLNQDKLDRDEFLRRLVDIQYQRNDTDFHRGTFRVRGDIVEVFPAYEDSQVVRVEFFDDVVDGIFLVDPLRGKVIQPLQRVDIYPKSHYVVGKDKMKSAIANIKVELRERLNELQEQRKLVEEQRLSQRTLLDLEMMEEMGFCPGIENYSRHLAGNAPGEPPYTLLDYFKKDFLLIVDESHVSIPQVGGMYKGDRARKQNLVDFGFRLPSALDNRPLNFPEFESKLDQVLFVSATPADYELQKTNGEYAEQIIRPTGLLDPVIEFKDAKNQVDDMLVEAKKVIANGYRVLITTLTKRLAEELTDFYKGVGMRIKYLHSDIDTLERMEILRDLRLGEFDILVGINLLREGLDIPEVALVGILDADKEGFLRSTRSLIQTIGRAARNSEGRVILYGFKKTPSIEEAMKVTAERRIKQQAYNEKHGQTPKTVAKKVSGGVIEVLRGAKKSDKKARVKEISEQRLSPEAIDAKIVELKQLMKEAVKDLQFEEAAKLRDEIKKLSELRFML, from the coding sequence ATGACAGGTAAATTTCAATTAGAGTCTGCTTTCAAACCGATGGGGGACCAACCCCAGGCGATTGAATCTATTGCTAATAATTTTCAGAAAAAAGAGAAGTTTCAGACCCTTTTAGGGGTAACGGGATCAGGTAAGACCTTCGCGATGGCGAATGTTATCCAGCGATTGGGTAAGAAAACCTTAATTCTGGCCCCCAATAAGACCCTGGCCGCCCAGCTATTTGCTGAGTTTAAAGAGTTCTTTCCCAACAATGCCGTAGAGTATTTCGTTTCCTATTACGATTACTATCAGCCCGAGGCCTATGTGCCTGGCTCAGATACCTATATTGAGAAAGATTCCGCCATTAACGACGAAATTGAGAAGCTTCGTCACTCATGTACCCGTTCGCTGTTTGCTCGCGAAGACGTGATCGTAGTCGCTTCAGTCAGCTGTATTTACGGTATTGGTGCTCCTGATGAATATTTCAATCAGAGAATCATGCTCTTAAATCAAGACAAGCTCGATCGCGACGAATTTCTTCGTCGCCTGGTTGATATTCAGTACCAAAGAAATGATACCGATTTCCACCGTGGTACCTTCCGTGTTCGCGGTGATATTGTAGAAGTTTTCCCGGCATACGAAGATTCTCAAGTCGTACGAGTTGAATTCTTTGATGATGTTGTCGATGGGATTTTCTTGGTGGATCCCTTGCGGGGCAAAGTGATTCAACCTCTTCAACGCGTTGATATTTATCCGAAGTCTCACTATGTGGTAGGCAAAGATAAGATGAAGTCGGCGATTGCAAATATTAAAGTTGAGTTGCGTGAAAGATTGAACGAACTTCAAGAGCAGAGAAAACTTGTTGAAGAACAGCGTCTCTCTCAGAGAACCTTACTTGATCTAGAGATGATGGAAGAGATGGGTTTTTGTCCTGGTATTGAAAACTATTCTCGCCATCTTGCCGGAAATGCTCCGGGTGAGCCACCTTATACACTCTTAGATTATTTCAAAAAGGATTTCCTTCTCATTGTGGATGAGTCTCACGTCTCGATTCCGCAAGTAGGAGGTATGTATAAAGGAGACCGCGCGAGAAAACAAAATCTCGTAGATTTCGGTTTCCGTCTTCCAAGTGCTCTTGATAACCGTCCGCTAAACTTTCCTGAATTTGAGAGTAAGTTGGATCAGGTACTATTTGTCTCAGCCACACCGGCCGATTATGAGCTTCAGAAAACGAACGGTGAATATGCTGAGCAGATCATTCGTCCGACTGGTCTCTTAGATCCGGTCATTGAATTTAAAGATGCCAAGAACCAAGTGGATGACATGTTAGTCGAAGCGAAGAAAGTCATCGCTAATGGTTACCGTGTACTCATTACCACTCTGACGAAACGTCTGGCCGAAGAGCTAACGGATTTCTATAAGGGTGTAGGAATGAGGATCAAATATCTTCACTCTGACATTGATACTCTTGAACGAATGGAGATCCTGCGTGATCTTCGACTCGGAGAATTCGATATCCTGGTCGGGATTAACCTCCTTCGTGAGGGTCTGGATATTCCAGAGGTCGCCTTAGTGGGAATTCTTGATGCCGATAAAGAAGGCTTCCTTCGATCGACCCGTTCTCTCATCCAAACGATTGGTCGAGCGGCCCGAAACTCAGAAGGACGAGTTATTCTCTACGGCTTTAAAAAGACTCCAAGCATCGAAGAGGCCATGAAAGTAACGGCCGAACGTCGAATCAAGCAGCAGGCCTATAACGAAAAGCACGGCCAGACTCCTAAAACTGTCGCTAAAAAGGTCAGTGGGGGCGTGATTGAGGTTCTTCGAGGTGCCAAGAAGTCCGACAAGAAAGCACGGGTTAAAGAAATTTCTGAGCAAAGACTTTCTCCAGAAGCAATTGATGCTAAAATTGTAGAATTAAAACAGCTCATGAAAGAAGCGGTCAAAGACCTACAGTTTGAAGAGGCCGCCAAACTTCGTGACGAAATTAAGAAGCTTTCTGAATTAAGGTTTATGCTATGA
- a CDS encoding flagellin N-terminal helical domain-containing protein, with the protein MGFRINTNVSSIAAQRSLSVNNRESESNLAKLSSGSRITKAADDAAGLAISEKMKAGIRSMKQADRNANDGISMVQTAEGGLNEVSSILTRMRELAIQTSSDTVGDVERGMTNMEYQNLKLELDRISQVTEFNGKKLLNGEGGNFEFQVGTNNDAFQDRIGFDAGQVNSRLDSLGVSELDVSTKGGSQESLAAVDSAIEKVSGHRAFLGAIQNRLISTSNNLQVNVENLSAANSRIRDVDYADATAQKAKNDILGSAGTSVLAQANMSGQNALKLIG; encoded by the coding sequence ATGGGTTTTCGTATCAACACAAACGTTTCTTCTATTGCTGCTCAACGCTCACTAAGCGTTAACAATAGAGAATCGGAATCAAACCTGGCGAAACTATCGTCTGGTTCTCGTATCACTAAAGCAGCTGACGATGCTGCTGGTCTAGCGATCTCTGAAAAGATGAAAGCTGGTATCCGTTCAATGAAACAAGCTGACCGAAACGCTAACGACGGTATCTCGATGGTTCAAACTGCTGAAGGTGGCTTGAACGAAGTATCATCAATCCTTACTCGTATGCGTGAACTTGCCATCCAAACTTCATCAGATACAGTTGGTGATGTTGAGCGTGGTATGACAAATATGGAATACCAAAACCTTAAACTTGAACTTGATCGTATTTCGCAAGTTACAGAGTTTAACGGTAAGAAACTTCTTAACGGTGAAGGCGGAAACTTTGAGTTCCAAGTTGGTACAAACAACGACGCTTTCCAAGACAGAATTGGTTTCGACGCTGGTCAAGTTAACTCTCGTCTTGATTCACTAGGAGTATCTGAACTAGATGTTTCTACAAAAGGTGGTTCACAAGAGTCTCTAGCTGCTGTTGACTCTGCGATTGAGAAAGTTTCTGGTCACCGCGCTTTCCTAGGTGCGATTCAGAACCGCTTGATCTCGACATCGAACAACTTACAAGTTAACGTTGAGAACTTGTCAGCTGCTAACTCTCGTATCCGTGACGTAGACTACGCTGATGCTACAGCTCAAAAAGCTAAGAACGATATCCTTGGTTCAGCTGGTACATCGGTTCTTGCTCAGGCTAATATGTCTGGCCAAAACGCTCTTAAACTCATTGGTTAA
- a CDS encoding carbamoyl phosphate synthase small subunit, which yields MKKIKLILETGEEFVGESIGHEIDGAHSLGELVFNTSMTGYQEIISDPSYCDQMVVMTYPLIGNYGVNKDDFESLTPALKGLVVRECPSEGSNWRNEYSLRDFLKRFKIPGIAGLDTRELTKKIREKGVMKAVLVPETFSVADAKPLLEKSLGNDQIARVSIKNPIHFPGEGKRIVLMDFGYKKNILRSLMRRNCDVVVVPWNATTEMIQSYRPQGILLSNGPGDPKDVPGVLPVIRDLQKMYPMFCICMGHQLFALANGADTEKLKFGHRGGNHPVKDLSLGKVFMSSQNHGYAVTVSSVEKSNLEISQININDNTVEGLRHKTLPAFSVQYHPEACPGPEDTGWLFDDFLNSIRK from the coding sequence ATGAAAAAAATTAAACTGATTTTAGAAACTGGTGAAGAGTTCGTCGGCGAATCGATTGGGCACGAGATTGACGGTGCCCACTCTCTCGGCGAACTCGTTTTTAACACAAGTATGACGGGCTATCAGGAAATTATCTCTGATCCATCATACTGCGATCAGATGGTTGTGATGACTTACCCTCTGATTGGAAACTATGGTGTGAATAAAGATGATTTCGAATCTTTGACTCCAGCACTGAAAGGTCTGGTAGTCAGAGAATGTCCATCTGAAGGTTCTAACTGGAGAAACGAATACTCTCTTCGCGATTTCTTAAAGCGTTTCAAAATTCCTGGAATCGCGGGACTTGATACTCGTGAGCTTACAAAAAAGATTCGTGAGAAAGGTGTAATGAAAGCGGTGCTGGTACCTGAGACTTTCTCAGTAGCAGATGCTAAGCCTCTTCTTGAAAAATCACTTGGGAATGATCAGATCGCCCGCGTCTCAATCAAAAATCCGATTCACTTCCCTGGCGAAGGAAAACGCATTGTCCTGATGGACTTTGGTTATAAGAAAAATATTCTTCGCTCACTTATGAGAAGAAACTGTGACGTGGTGGTAGTTCCTTGGAACGCAACGACTGAAATGATTCAAAGTTACCGTCCACAAGGAATTCTTCTTTCAAACGGTCCTGGCGATCCAAAAGATGTCCCAGGTGTTCTTCCGGTGATTCGTGATCTTCAAAAGATGTATCCGATGTTCTGTATCTGTATGGGTCACCAACTCTTCGCTCTCGCGAATGGTGCTGATACCGAGAAACTAAAATTCGGTCACCGTGGTGGTAACCATCCGGTAAAAGATCTGAGTCTTGGTAAGGTTTTCATGAGCTCTCAGAACCATGGTTATGCTGTAACAGTGAGTTCAGTTGAAAAATCAAACTTAGAAATTTCTCAAATCAACATCAACGACAATACAGTGGAAGGTCTTCGTCACAAGACGCTACCTGCCTTCTCAGTTCAGTATCATCCGGAAGCTTGTCCAGGTCCTGAAGATACTGGTTGGTTATTCGATGACTTTCTGAATTCAATAAGGAAATAA